One window from the genome of Streptomyces sp. NBC_00708 encodes:
- the truB gene encoding tRNA pseudouridine(55) synthase TruB, whose amino-acid sequence MTQNKTPDGLVIVDKPSGFTSHDVVAKMRGIARTRRVGHAGTLDPMATGVLVLGVEKATKLLGHLALTEKEYLGTIRLGQNTVTDDAEGEITSSADASGVTREAIDAGVAALTGAIMQVPSKVSAIKIDGKRSYARVRGGEEFEIPARPVTVSSFRVYDVREAVAEDGTPVLDLIVSVVCSSGTYIRAIARDLGAGLGVGGHLTALRRTRVGPYGIDAARTLDQHQEELTVMPVAEAAASAFPRWDVDERRAGLLLNGVRLDMPAYPPGPVAVFGPDGRFLVLVEEQKGKAKSLAVFG is encoded by the coding sequence ATGACGCAGAACAAGACGCCGGACGGACTTGTCATTGTCGACAAGCCGTCCGGCTTCACTTCGCACGACGTCGTCGCCAAGATGCGCGGCATCGCCCGGACCCGTCGCGTCGGTCATGCCGGCACGCTGGACCCGATGGCGACCGGGGTGCTCGTGCTCGGCGTCGAGAAGGCCACCAAGCTCCTCGGCCACCTCGCGCTGACCGAGAAGGAGTACCTCGGCACGATCCGGCTCGGCCAGAACACGGTCACGGACGACGCGGAGGGCGAGATCACCTCGTCCGCCGACGCCTCCGGTGTGACGCGCGAGGCGATCGACGCCGGGGTCGCCGCCCTGACCGGCGCCATCATGCAGGTGCCCTCCAAGGTCAGCGCCATCAAGATCGACGGCAAGCGGTCCTACGCGCGGGTGCGCGGCGGCGAGGAGTTCGAGATCCCGGCCCGGCCGGTGACCGTCTCGTCCTTCCGCGTCTACGACGTCCGCGAGGCCGTGGCCGAGGACGGCACCCCGGTGCTCGACCTGATCGTCTCGGTGGTCTGCTCGTCCGGTACGTACATCCGGGCCATCGCCCGGGATCTCGGCGCCGGGCTCGGTGTGGGCGGTCATCTGACCGCGCTGCGGCGTACCCGCGTCGGGCCGTACGGGATCGACGCCGCGCGGACGCTGGACCAGCATCAGGAGGAGCTGACCGTGATGCCGGTGGCCGAGGCCGCCGCCTCCGCGTTCCCCCGCTGGGACGTCGACGAGCGCAGGGCCGGGCTGCTGCTGAACGGCGTACGGCTGGACATGCCCGCCTACCCGCCGGGGCCGGTCGCCGTCTTCGGGCCGGACGGCCGGTTCCTGGTGCTCGTCGAGGAGCAGAAGGGCAAGGCCAAGAGCCTCGCCGTCTTCGGCTGA
- the infB gene encoding translation initiation factor IF-2, translated as MAKVRVYELAKEFGVESKVVMAKLQELGEFVRSASSTIEAPVVRKLTDALQGPGGNAGKSAAKPGAPRKAAPAKPAAPSPAAAARPAAPKPGAPAPKPAAAEAPSSTPSAPSAPASGPRPGPKPAPKAPVAPVPAAEFSAPAPAQPTTPQAPRPAGATPGPRPARPAPAAGQRDGGQRDGGQRDGGQRDGGQRGGERPARPAGQGAPRPGGARPAGPRPGNNPFTSGGSTGMSRPQAPRPGGAPRPGGGQERPGAPRPQGGPGGTPRPQGQGGARPSPGGMPRPQAPRPGGAPGGNRPNPGMMPQRPAAGPRPGGGPGGGRGPGGGGRPGGAGRPGGGGFAGRPAGPGGGGGGFAGRPGGGGGGGGAGRPGGGGGFGGRPGFGGRPGGPGGRGGTQGAFGRPGGPARRGRKSKRQRRQEYEAMQAPSVGGVMLPRGNGQAVRLSRGASLTDFAEKINANPASLVGVMMNLGEMVTATQSVSDETLKLLADEMNFVLEIVSPEEEDRELLESFDIEFGEDEGGEEALVSRPPVVTVMGHVDHGKTRLLDAIRKTNVIAGEAGGITQHIGAYQVGAEVNGEDRRITFIDTPGHEAFTAMRARGAKSTDIAILVVAANDGVMPQTIEALNHAKAADVPIVVAVNKIDVEGADPTKVRGQLTEFGLVAEEYGGDTMFVDISAKQGLNIEALLEAVVLTADASLDLRANPEQDAQGIAIESHLDRGRGAVATVLVQRGTLRVGDTMVVGDAYGRVRAMLDDKGENVEEAGPSTPVLVLGLTNVPGAGDNFLVVDEDRTARQIAEKRAARERNANFARKGVRFSLENLDEALKAGLVQELNLIIKGDASGSVEALESSLLQLDVGEEVDIRVLHRGVGAVTESDIDLATGSDAIVIGFNVRAAGRAQQMADREGVDVRYYSVIYQAIEEIEAALKGMLKPEYEEVELGTAEIREIFRSSKLGNIAGVLVRSGEVKRNTKARLLRDGKVVAENLTISGLRRFKDDVTEIREGFEGGINLGNFNDIKIDDVIATYEMREKPRG; from the coding sequence GTGGCTAAGGTCCGGGTATACGAACTCGCCAAGGAGTTCGGTGTGGAGAGCAAGGTCGTCATGGCCAAGCTCCAAGAACTCGGTGAATTCGTACGTTCGGCGTCCTCGACGATCGAGGCGCCGGTCGTACGCAAGTTGACTGACGCACTGCAGGGGCCCGGCGGCAACGCCGGCAAGTCCGCTGCGAAGCCGGGCGCGCCCCGTAAGGCCGCGCCCGCCAAGCCCGCGGCGCCCTCCCCGGCCGCTGCGGCACGTCCCGCTGCCCCGAAGCCCGGCGCCCCGGCCCCCAAGCCGGCCGCCGCCGAGGCCCCGAGCAGCACCCCCTCCGCCCCGTCGGCGCCGGCCTCCGGCCCGCGTCCGGGTCCGAAGCCCGCGCCGAAGGCCCCGGTCGCACCGGTGCCCGCCGCGGAGTTCTCGGCCCCGGCCCCGGCCCAGCCGACCACGCCGCAGGCACCGCGCCCCGCCGGCGCGACCCCCGGCCCCCGTCCCGCCCGTCCGGCCCCCGCGGCCGGTCAGCGCGACGGCGGCCAGCGTGACGGCGGTCAGCGTGACGGCGGTCAGCGTGACGGTGGCCAGCGCGGCGGCGAGCGCCCCGCGCGTCCCGCCGGCCAGGGCGCCCCGCGCCCCGGCGGCGCCCGTCCGGCCGGTCCCCGTCCGGGCAACAACCCCTTCACCTCCGGTGGCTCGACGGGCATGTCCCGTCCGCAGGCACCCCGTCCCGGCGGCGCCCCGCGTCCCGGTGGCGGCCAGGAGCGTCCCGGCGCCCCGCGTCCGCAGGGTGGCCCCGGTGGCACCCCGCGCCCGCAGGGCCAGGGCGGCGCCCGTCCGAGCCCGGGTGGCATGCCCCGGCCGCAGGCGCCCCGTCCGGGCGGTGCACCCGGTGGTAACCGTCCCAACCCGGGCATGATGCCGCAGCGTCCCGCTGCCGGCCCGCGTCCCGGTGGTGGCCCCGGCGGTGGCCGCGGTCCCGGTGGCGGCGGTCGTCCGGGCGGCGCGGGCCGTCCCGGCGGCGGTGGCTTCGCGGGCCGTCCGGCCGGTCCCGGCGGCGGTGGCGGCGGCTTCGCCGGCCGTCCCGGTGGCGGTGGCGGCGGTGGCGGCGCGGGCCGTCCCGGCGGTGGCGGTGGCTTCGGCGGCCGTCCCGGCTTCGGTGGCCGTCCCGGCGGTCCCGGTGGCCGTGGTGGCACGCAGGGCGCCTTCGGCCGTCCCGGCGGTCCCGCGCGTCGTGGCCGCAAGTCGAAGCGGCAGAGGCGCCAGGAGTACGAGGCCATGCAGGCCCCGTCGGTCGGCGGCGTGATGCTGCCTCGCGGCAACGGACAGGCCGTCCGGCTGTCGCGCGGTGCCTCGCTCACCGACTTCGCCGAGAAGATCAACGCCAACCCGGCGTCGCTCGTCGGCGTGATGATGAACCTCGGCGAGATGGTCACGGCCACGCAGTCCGTCTCCGACGAGACGCTGAAGCTCCTCGCGGACGAGATGAACTTCGTCCTGGAGATCGTCAGCCCGGAGGAGGAGGACCGCGAGCTGCTCGAGTCCTTCGACATCGAGTTCGGCGAGGACGAGGGCGGCGAAGAGGCCCTGGTCTCCCGTCCGCCGGTCGTGACCGTCATGGGTCACGTCGACCACGGTAAGACCCGGCTGCTCGACGCCATCCGCAAGACGAACGTCATCGCGGGCGAGGCCGGCGGCATCACGCAGCACATCGGTGCGTACCAGGTCGGTGCCGAGGTCAACGGCGAGGACCGCCGTATCACCTTCATCGACACCCCCGGTCACGAGGCGTTCACCGCCATGCGTGCCCGTGGTGCGAAGTCCACCGACATCGCGATCCTCGTGGTGGCGGCGAACGACGGTGTGATGCCCCAGACGATCGAGGCGCTGAACCACGCCAAGGCGGCCGACGTGCCGATCGTGGTCGCGGTCAACAAGATCGACGTCGAGGGTGCCGACCCGACCAAGGTGCGCGGTCAGCTCACCGAGTTCGGTCTGGTGGCCGAGGAGTACGGCGGCGACACCATGTTCGTCGACATCTCCGCCAAGCAGGGCCTCAACATCGAGGCTCTTCTGGAGGCCGTCGTCCTCACCGCCGACGCCTCGCTCGACCTGCGGGCCAACCCGGAGCAGGACGCGCAGGGCATCGCGATCGAGTCCCACCTCGACCGCGGCCGCGGTGCCGTCGCGACCGTCCTGGTCCAGCGAGGCACGCTGCGGGTCGGCGACACGATGGTCGTGGGCGACGCCTACGGCCGAGTGCGCGCCATGCTCGACGACAAGGGCGAGAACGTCGAGGAAGCGGGTCCCTCGACCCCCGTCCTCGTGCTGGGTCTCACCAACGTCCCGGGTGCCGGCGACAACTTCCTGGTCGTCGACGAGGACCGTACGGCCCGTCAGATCGCCGAGAAGCGGGCCGCCCGCGAGCGCAACGCCAACTTCGCCCGCAAGGGTGTCCGGTTCTCCCTGGAGAACCTGGACGAGGCGCTCAAGGCCGGTCTGGTCCAGGAACTCAACCTCATCATCAAGGGCGACGCGTCCGGTTCGGTGGAGGCTCTCGAGTCCTCGCTGCTCCAGCTCGACGTCGGTGAAGAGGTCGACATCCGGGTCCTGCACCGCGGTGTGGGTGCGGTCACCGAGTCGGACATCGACCTGGCGACCGGCTCCGACGCCATCGTGATCGGCTTCAACGTGCGCGCCGCCGGGCGTGCGCAGCAGATGGCCGACCGCGAGGGTGTGGACGTCCGCTACTACTCGGTCATCTACCAGGCGATCGAGGAGATCGAGGCGGCCCTCAAGGGCATGCTCAAGCCGGAGTACGAAGAGGTCGAGCTCGGTACGGCGGAGATCCGCGAGATCTTCCGCTCGTCCAAGCTGGGCAACATCGCCGGTGTGCTCGTCCGGTCCGGCGAGGTCAAGCGCAACACCAAGGCGCGCCTGCTGCGTGACGGCAAGGTCGTCGCGGAGAACCTCACCATCTCCGGTCTGCGCCGCTTCAAGGACGACGTCACCGAGATCCGCGAAGGGTTCGAGGGCGGTATCAACCTCGGCAACTTCAACGACATCAAGATCGACGACGTCATCGCGACGTACGAGATGCGCGAGAAGCCGCGAGGCTGA
- a CDS encoding ABC transporter ATP-binding protein, producing MTTTPVDLLSAQGLRITFPGRHGAEPARAVDGVDLDIRPGEIVALVGESGCGKTTLARSLLGLVPPTAGQVTFDGKPLDYGSRALKAYRKRVQLVLQDPSGSLNPRHTVYDAVAEGLRIHGYAGDERQAVHDALSRAGLRPPERFFLRYPHELSGGQRQRVVIAGALVLEPELIVADEPVASLDASVRGEILALLLRLREELGLSALVVTHDLGLAWNIADRVAVMYLGRIVETGDVEQILTAPRHPYTQALLSVLPEAEGDAVVLTGEPPDPSKVPSGCRFHARCQVLASGEAERAGVADACRTQDLPVLAGGGETQVACHWATAKVTAPAS from the coding sequence ATGACGACCACCCCCGTGGACCTCCTCAGCGCGCAGGGGCTCCGGATCACCTTCCCCGGCCGGCACGGGGCCGAGCCGGCCCGCGCGGTGGACGGGGTCGATCTGGACATCCGGCCCGGCGAGATCGTCGCCCTGGTCGGTGAGTCGGGGTGCGGCAAGACGACGCTGGCCCGCTCGCTGCTGGGCCTGGTCCCGCCGACGGCCGGTCAGGTCACGTTCGACGGGAAGCCGCTCGACTACGGGAGCCGGGCGCTCAAGGCGTACCGCAAGCGGGTGCAGCTGGTCCTCCAGGACCCCAGCGGCTCGCTGAACCCGCGCCACACGGTGTACGACGCGGTGGCCGAGGGCCTGCGCATCCACGGATACGCGGGCGACGAGCGGCAGGCGGTGCACGACGCGCTGTCCCGGGCCGGTCTGCGGCCCCCGGAGCGGTTCTTCCTGCGCTACCCGCACGAGCTGTCCGGTGGTCAGCGCCAGCGCGTCGTGATCGCGGGGGCACTGGTCCTGGAGCCGGAGCTGATCGTGGCGGACGAGCCGGTCGCCTCGCTGGACGCGTCGGTGCGCGGCGAGATCCTGGCGCTGCTGCTGCGGCTGCGCGAGGAGCTGGGGCTTTCCGCGCTGGTCGTCACGCATGATCTCGGTCTGGCGTGGAACATCGCGGACCGGGTCGCGGTGATGTACCTGGGCCGCATCGTGGAGACGGGCGACGTCGAGCAGATCCTGACGGCCCCGCGCCACCCGTACACCCAGGCGCTGCTGTCCGTGCTGCCGGAGGCGGAGGGCGATGCGGTGGTCCTCACCGGTGAGCCGCCGGACCCGTCCAAGGTGCCGTCCGGCTGCCGCTTCCACGCGCGCTGCCAGGTGCTGGCCTCGGGCGAGGCGGAACGGGCGGGCGTCGCGGACGCGTGCCGTACGCAGGACCTGCCGGTGCTGGCGGGCGGTGGGGAGACGCAGGTGGCGTGCCACTGGGCCACCGCGAAGGTGACCGCGCCCGCTTCCTGA
- a CDS encoding serine protease codes for MGCGDRATLVRLCDPAGRPRGTGFVADDRGTVVTSHEAVDGLPYLLLHGTDGRSRRVEAADITAVPERDLALLPTGGPDTLGVRPLPVCARERIDPGTYVTVAAHGLREARILGRTPVTYTSRGRTHRIDRALELALGTDGSDALRLGGSAVGGPVLDPDSGAVIAVLGLALRASHATAGCATPLVGTPDDGPLGELLRRNAATVPGYGADLNLAGALQLTAMSVGSAGGPGDRHEPVERPDIRTESEAFATAGPEEPAVILGLVGEPGTGRTTELAAIAARRATGPVPAPTVWLRGADLLADDTSVADAVGRTLQQAGRIVSAAGAPGAMASATPERVARLAADTGVPLLVLLDAPEEMPPVLAHRLAAWTTGTAGWLRGNGARLVVGCRPEHWETAGALCPPGALHRPARPARRLPPAVRVTDFTASQAERARERLGLPPDVLAGGHDRHPLTLRLLAEVREALPPDTPGRPCTEEVFAAHLDLMCLRVAVRIAAGSRPGGPAVRRLAARVAGQVHEAARRCLGPGQGELDRASFEQLFPWRTGWAPAVLTEGLLVPAGAGYRFAHEEVGDWIQSTHLDLDAALRALVHRWHTDPAEDGGRVPHPRRGGPVEPAEDPRPAGPRSLPVPRHRIGPVIQALLLLARRQGTAALAHRMADLIEALDRLPEATGGDATGRGPVDVPGAGGDVAAGGPVEAVDGTGDPVGSVGGPAGAGGEADRAGGGGEVDRAGSGGAPLAPGRAPLPDARWWAARLLAETLLRVPDARPYLGVLRLLAGRVVRSSAEAGAGGARGAYAEFGPWFWRGLRLPEADRMDLFRRLVPADGPPGTGNGDDRRFLDAVARRLAAHPRTLMPLLCAWFTDERPLATGPDGAADRPTVAAAAQALLYARRDLAVDDLADALVSAGHPRADELLAALAEDEPAALCRAVERWSGDEERRGRRVAAASCAALVAPRLTLDADRDRLRRAALALLARPADSELHGTALALLVGDPRTRDRYLPQAVRAFTAGGPQDVRVPAAALAAALPTHPEIVVLAYRDRLGRPDQGAGEVLRALAGIDAPELALHAAGLVRAYADGHPEDTAHIAAYLDRRLEHGPAARALLLPLLTGLLRDRPAAPPVRGSLAAVLASPGSPASQPARDELLEVLLEFEQGGGAPDPVVLEALLRAAAAGCAGRSPVRTRALVHRTGMLLVRTPEGAALFDRRLVALVREAPGFAALVAGWLADAPQEWAAVVGPSARRTVEALRSAMPMPMRAAGREHGSLRPA; via the coding sequence ATGGGATGCGGGGACCGGGCGACGCTGGTACGACTGTGCGATCCGGCCGGCCGGCCGCGAGGGACCGGCTTCGTCGCCGACGACCGGGGGACAGTCGTCACCAGCCACGAGGCCGTTGACGGCCTCCCGTACCTCCTGCTGCACGGCACGGACGGGCGCAGCCGTCGGGTCGAGGCCGCCGACATCACCGCCGTACCGGAACGGGACCTCGCCCTCCTGCCCACCGGGGGACCCGACACCCTCGGCGTCCGGCCGCTGCCGGTCTGCGCGCGGGAGCGCATCGACCCCGGTACGTATGTGACGGTCGCCGCGCACGGTCTGCGCGAGGCGCGGATCCTGGGCCGTACGCCGGTGACGTACACCAGCCGCGGTCGCACCCACCGGATCGACCGGGCGCTGGAACTGGCCCTCGGCACGGACGGCAGCGACGCGCTGCGGCTCGGCGGGTCCGCGGTGGGCGGGCCCGTCCTCGATCCGGACAGCGGGGCGGTCATCGCCGTCCTCGGGCTCGCCCTGCGGGCCTCCCACGCCACCGCCGGCTGCGCCACACCGCTCGTCGGTACGCCGGACGACGGGCCGCTGGGCGAGCTGCTGCGGCGCAACGCCGCGACCGTCCCCGGCTACGGAGCCGATCTCAACCTCGCCGGGGCCCTCCAGCTCACCGCCATGTCCGTGGGCTCGGCCGGCGGCCCAGGGGACCGCCACGAGCCGGTCGAGCGGCCCGACATCCGTACCGAGTCCGAGGCGTTCGCCACCGCGGGACCGGAGGAGCCGGCCGTGATCCTGGGCCTCGTCGGCGAGCCGGGCACCGGCCGCACCACGGAACTCGCCGCCATCGCCGCGCGCCGGGCGACGGGCCCCGTACCCGCGCCCACGGTGTGGCTGCGCGGCGCCGACCTCCTCGCCGACGACACCTCCGTCGCGGACGCCGTGGGGCGCACGCTCCAGCAGGCCGGACGCATCGTCAGCGCCGCCGGGGCCCCCGGCGCCATGGCGAGCGCCACCCCCGAGCGGGTCGCCCGGCTGGCCGCGGACACCGGAGTGCCCCTGCTCGTCCTGCTGGACGCCCCGGAGGAGATGCCGCCCGTCCTGGCCCACCGGCTGGCCGCCTGGACCACGGGCACGGCCGGCTGGCTGCGCGGGAACGGCGCCCGGCTCGTCGTCGGCTGCCGGCCCGAGCACTGGGAGACGGCCGGTGCCCTCTGCCCGCCCGGGGCGCTGCACCGGCCCGCCAGGCCCGCCCGGCGGCTTCCCCCGGCCGTCCGCGTCACCGACTTCACCGCGAGCCAGGCGGAGCGCGCCCGGGAACGGCTCGGCCTGCCGCCCGACGTCCTCGCCGGGGGCCACGACCGCCACCCGCTCACGCTCCGGCTGCTCGCGGAGGTACGCGAGGCCCTGCCGCCGGACACACCGGGGCGGCCCTGTACGGAGGAGGTCTTCGCCGCCCACCTCGACCTGATGTGCCTGCGCGTCGCCGTCCGTATCGCCGCCGGAAGCCGTCCCGGCGGCCCGGCGGTGCGGCGCCTGGCGGCCCGGGTGGCGGGGCAGGTCCACGAGGCGGCCCGGCGCTGCCTCGGTCCCGGCCAGGGAGAGCTGGACCGGGCCTCCTTCGAGCAGCTCTTCCCCTGGCGCACGGGCTGGGCCCCGGCGGTGCTCACCGAGGGGCTCCTCGTCCCGGCCGGTGCCGGCTACCGCTTCGCGCACGAGGAGGTGGGGGACTGGATCCAGAGCACGCACCTCGATCTGGACGCCGCGCTGCGGGCGCTGGTGCACCGGTGGCACACGGATCCGGCGGAGGACGGCGGCCGGGTGCCGCACCCCCGCCGGGGCGGGCCGGTGGAGCCGGCCGAGGATCCCCGCCCGGCGGGCCCCCGCAGCCTCCCCGTGCCCCGGCACCGGATCGGCCCGGTGATCCAGGCCCTGCTCCTGCTGGCCCGCCGCCAGGGCACGGCCGCGCTGGCCCACCGGATGGCCGACCTGATCGAGGCGCTGGACCGGCTGCCGGAGGCGACCGGGGGCGACGCGACGGGCCGCGGGCCGGTGGACGTGCCGGGCGCCGGAGGCGACGTGGCGGCCGGCGGGCCGGTGGAGGCGGTCGACGGCACCGGTGATCCGGTGGGCTCCGTCGGCGGTCCGGCCGGCGCGGGCGGTGAGGCGGACCGCGCAGGCGGGGGCGGTGAGGTGGACCGCGCAGGCAGCGGGGGAGCGCCGCTCGCGCCCGGTCGTGCCCCGCTCCCCGATGCCCGCTGGTGGGCCGCGCGCCTGCTCGCCGAGACGCTGCTGCGGGTGCCCGACGCCCGGCCGTACCTCGGTGTGCTCCGGCTGCTCGCCGGACGCGTCGTGCGGAGTTCGGCCGAGGCGGGCGCGGGCGGGGCGCGCGGGGCGTACGCCGAGTTCGGGCCCTGGTTCTGGCGGGGGCTGCGGCTGCCCGAGGCCGACCGGATGGACCTGTTCCGGCGGCTCGTCCCCGCCGACGGGCCGCCCGGCACCGGGAACGGCGACGACAGGCGGTTCCTGGACGCCGTCGCCCGGCGGCTCGCCGCCCATCCGCGGACGCTCATGCCCCTCCTGTGCGCCTGGTTCACCGACGAGCGACCGCTCGCCACCGGCCCGGACGGGGCGGCGGACCGCCCGACCGTCGCCGCCGCCGCGCAGGCCCTGCTGTACGCCCGCCGGGACCTCGCCGTCGACGATCTGGCCGACGCGCTCGTGTCCGCCGGGCACCCCCGCGCCGATGAGCTGCTCGCCGCGCTGGCCGAGGACGAGCCCGCCGCGCTCTGCCGGGCCGTCGAGCGGTGGTCCGGCGACGAGGAACGGCGCGGCCGGCGGGTCGCCGCCGCCTCCTGCGCGGCGCTCGTCGCCCCCCGGCTGACCCTCGACGCCGACCGCGACCGGCTGCGCAGGGCCGCGCTCGCCCTGCTGGCCCGTCCGGCCGACAGCGAGCTGCACGGGACGGCCCTCGCCCTGCTCGTGGGCGACCCGCGCACCCGGGACCGCTATCTCCCGCAGGCCGTCCGGGCGTTCACCGCCGGCGGGCCGCAGGACGTGCGGGTGCCGGCCGCCGCGCTCGCCGCCGCCCTGCCCACGCACCCGGAGATCGTGGTGCTGGCCTACCGGGACCGGCTCGGGCGCCCGGACCAGGGCGCGGGCGAGGTGCTGCGGGCCCTGGCCGGCATCGACGCGCCCGAGCTGGCCCTGCACGCCGCCGGACTCGTACGCGCCTACGCCGACGGCCACCCGGAGGACACGGCGCACATCGCCGCGTATCTCGACCGCAGGCTGGAGCACGGGCCCGCCGCGCGCGCCCTGCTGCTGCCGCTGCTGACCGGACTGCTCCGGGACCGCCCGGCGGCCCCGCCGGTCCGGGGCTCGCTGGCCGCGGTGCTGGCGTCACCGGGCAGCCCCGCCTCCCAGCCCGCCCGGGACGAGCTGCTGGAAGTGCTGCTGGAGTTCGAGCAGGGCGGCGGCGCCCCGGACCCGGTGGTGCTGGAGGCGCTGCTGCGGGCCGCCGCTGCCGGATGCGCCGGGCGGTCGCCGGTGCGCACCAGGGCGCTGGTGCACCGGACCGGGATGCTCCTCGTGCGTACCCCCGAAGGGGCCGCGCTGTTCGACCGGCGGCTGGTCGCGCTCGTCCGCGAGGCCCCCGGCTTCGCAGCCCTGGTCGCGGGCTGGCTGGCCGACGCCCCCCAGGAGTGGGCGGCCGTCGTCGGGCCCAGCGCGCGGCGGACGGTCGAGGCCCTGCGGAGCGCGATGCCCATGCCGATGCGGGCCGCAGGGCGTGAGCATGGCAGTCTTAGACCTGCGTAA
- the rbfA gene encoding 30S ribosome-binding factor RbfA has product MADNARAKKLADLIQEVVAGKLQRGIKDPRLGTHVTITDVRVTGDLREATVFYTVYGDDEERASAAAGLQSAKGILRSAVGSAAGTKFTPTLTFVADALPENARAIEDLLDRARASDAKVREASSGATYAGGADPYRKPEDETDEDTASE; this is encoded by the coding sequence GTGGCCGACAACGCGCGGGCTAAGAAGCTGGCGGACCTCATCCAGGAGGTGGTCGCCGGGAAACTGCAGCGCGGCATCAAGGACCCGCGCCTCGGGACGCACGTGACCATCACGGACGTCCGGGTCACCGGTGACCTGCGGGAGGCCACGGTCTTCTACACGGTCTACGGGGACGACGAGGAGCGGGCGAGCGCGGCGGCCGGCCTGCAGAGCGCCAAGGGCATCCTGCGGTCCGCGGTCGGTTCGGCGGCGGGGACGAAGTTCACCCCGACGCTCACCTTCGTGGCGGACGCGCTCCCGGAGAACGCCCGCGCCATCGAGGACCTGCTCGACCGGGCACGGGCCTCGGACGCCAAGGTGCGCGAGGCGTCCTCGGGCGCCACGTACGCCGGCGGGGCGGACCCGTACCGCAAGCCGGAGGACGAGACCGACGAGGACACCGCCTCCGAATGA
- a CDS encoding bifunctional riboflavin kinase/FAD synthetase, with protein sequence MQRWRGLEDIPQDWGRSVVTIGSYDGVHRGHQLIIGRAVERARELGVPSVVVTFDPHPSEVVRPGSHPPLLAPHHRRAELMAELGVDAMLILPFTTEFSRLAPADFIAKVLVDKLHAQLVIEGPNFRFGHKAAGNVELLTELGAEHDYRVEVIDLRVRGEAGGGEPFSSTLTRRLVAEGDMAGAAEILGRPHRVEGVVVRGAQRGRELGFPTANVETLPHTAIPADGVYAGWLHANGEAMPAAISVGTNPQFDGTERTVEAYAIDRVGLDLYGLHVAVDFLAYVRGMLKFDTIDDLLVAMAADVKRCSELVAAAERG encoded by the coding sequence GTGCAGCGCTGGCGAGGCTTGGAGGACATCCCCCAGGACTGGGGGCGCAGCGTCGTCACCATCGGCTCGTACGACGGGGTGCACCGCGGACACCAGCTGATCATCGGCCGGGCCGTCGAGCGGGCACGCGAGCTGGGCGTGCCGTCGGTCGTCGTGACCTTCGACCCGCACCCCAGCGAGGTCGTCCGGCCCGGCAGCCACCCGCCGCTGCTCGCCCCGCACCACCGGCGCGCGGAGCTGATGGCGGAGCTGGGCGTCGACGCGATGCTGATCCTGCCGTTCACCACGGAGTTCTCGCGGCTGGCACCGGCCGACTTCATCGCGAAGGTGCTCGTCGACAAGCTGCACGCCCAGCTGGTCATCGAGGGCCCCAACTTCCGTTTCGGCCACAAGGCAGCGGGGAACGTCGAGCTGCTGACCGAGCTGGGCGCCGAGCACGACTACCGCGTCGAGGTCATCGACCTGCGGGTGCGCGGCGAGGCGGGCGGCGGCGAGCCGTTCTCCTCCACGCTCACCCGGCGCCTGGTCGCCGAGGGGGACATGGCCGGGGCCGCCGAGATCCTGGGCCGCCCGCACCGCGTCGAGGGCGTCGTCGTCCGGGGCGCCCAGCGAGGCCGCGAGCTGGGCTTCCCCACCGCCAACGTCGAAACCCTTCCGCACACCGCGATCCCCGCCGACGGCGTCTACGCGGGCTGGCTGCACGCGAACGGCGAGGCGATGCCCGCGGCGATCTCGGTCGGCACCAACCCCCAGTTCGACGGCACCGAGCGCACGGTGGAGGCGTACGCGATCGACCGCGTCGGCCTCGACCTGTACGGCCTGCACGTCGCCGTGGACTTCCTTGCGTACGTACGCGGGATGCTGAAGTTCGACACGATCGACGACCTGCTCGTGGCGATGGCCGCCGATGTGAAGCGGTGCAGCGAGCTGGTCGCGGCGGCCGAGCGCGGCTGA
- a CDS encoding DUF503 domain-containing protein: MYVGTLSFDLLLGDVRSLKEKRSVVRPIVAELQRKYAVSAAETGGQDLHRRAEIGLAVVSGDTRHLTDVLDRCERLVAARPEVELLSVRRRLHSDEDD, encoded by the coding sequence ATGTATGTGGGGACACTGTCCTTCGACCTGCTTCTCGGCGACGTACGGTCGCTGAAGGAGAAGCGTTCCGTGGTCCGTCCGATCGTTGCCGAACTCCAGCGCAAGTACGCGGTGAGCGCGGCGGAGACGGGCGGGCAGGATCTCCATCGCAGGGCCGAGATCGGCCTCGCCGTGGTCTCCGGGGACACCCGGCACCTCACAGACGTACTCGACCGGTGCGAGCGCCTTGTCGCCGCCCGGCCGGAAGTGGAGCTGCTGTCCGTACGACGGCGGCTGCACAGCGACGAAGACGATTGA